In Archocentrus centrarchus isolate MPI-CPG fArcCen1 chromosome 1, fArcCen1, whole genome shotgun sequence, the following proteins share a genomic window:
- the htt gene encoding huntingtin isoform X1 has product MATMEKLMKAFESLKSFQQQQGPPTAEELVQRQKKEQAATKKDRVTHCLTICENIVAQSLRTSPEFQKLLGIAMEMFLLCSDDSESDVRMVADECLNKIIKALMDSNLPRLQLELYKEIKKNGASRSLRAALWRFADLAHLIRPQKCRPYLVNLLPCLARITKRQEETVQETLATAMPKIMAALGHFANDGEIKVLLKSFVANLKSSSPTIRRTAASSAVSICQHSRRTSYFYTWLLNVLLGLLVPVDDEHPSHLILGVLLTLRYMMPLLQQHVNSTSLKGSFGVMRKEADVQPTPEQLLQVYELTLHYTQHWDHNVVTAALELLQQVFRTPPPELLHMLITAGSISHATVFRQDTENRSRSGSILELIAGGGSSCSPLLLRKQRGKMLSGEEDGLEDDPERTEVTTGAFTASVVGADSSSAAQVDIITEQPRSSQHALQPGDSVDLSTSSEQGGGGGGTSASGTPESPNDNEEEMLSRSSSGGANVTPETADYTTPENATPEGGLLGEGGTLLGTNDRSLPPSDSSQTTTEGPDSAVTPSDVAELVLDGSESQYSGMQIGTLQDEEDEGTAPSSQEEPPEPFLQSALALSKPHLFEGRGHNRQGSDSSVDRFVPKDEPAEPSEPDNKPSRIKGPIGHYTDQDMEPLVHCVRLLAASFLLTGQKNGLIPDKEVRVSVKALALSCVGAAAALHPEAFFNSLYLEPLDGIPVEEQQYISDVLGLVGHGDPQIRGATAILCAAIIQAALTKTRYNIHTWLASVQSATGNPLSLVDLVPLLQKTLKDESSVTCKMACSAVRHCIMTVCSSTLSELGLQLVIDLFALRDSSYWLVRTELLETLAELDFRLVNFLERKTETLHKGDHHYTGRLRLQDRVLNDVVIHLLGDDDPRVRHVAASAVSRLVPRLFYDCDQGQVDPVVAIARDQSSVYLQLLMHETQPPSQFTVSTITRTYRGYNLSNSVSDVTLENNLSRVVTAVSHALTSSTSRALTFGCCEALCLLASKFPVGSWSTGWHCGYVSSSSSFSSRSSLNRTRGRTLSLSQPSTAPASATTSSATDAERRTLTVGMVNIVLSLLSSAWFPLDLSAHQDALLLAGNLIAAVAPKCMRNPWAGEEEGSSGNTSGGPNKMEEPWAALSERSLVAMVEQLFSHLLKVLNICAHVLDDTPPGPAVKATLPSLSNTPSLSPIRRKGKEKDGAEPSAAPMSPKKGNEASTGRTTDSTGSTTVNKSTTLGNFYHLPPYLKLYDVLKATHANYKVTLDLHSSQEKFGSFLRATLDVLSQLLELATLHDIGKCVEEILGYLKSCFSREPTMATVCVQQLLKTLFGTNLASQYEGVLSGPSRSQGKALRLGSSSLRPGLYHYCFMAPYTHFTQALADASLRNMVQAEQEQDTSGWFDVMQKASNQLRSNITNAARHRGDKNAIHNHIRLFEPLVIKALKQYTTSTSVALQRQVLDLLAQLVQLRVNYCLLDSDQVFIGFVLKQFEYIEVGQFRDSEAIIPNIFFFLVLLSYERYHSKQIISIPKIIQLCDGIMASGRKAVTHAIPALQPIVHDLFVLRGSNKADAGKELDTQKEVVVSMLLRLVQYHQVLEMFILVLQQCHKENEDKWKRLSRQIADVILPMIAKQQMHLDSPEALGVLNTLFETVAPSSLRPVDMLLKSMFTIPATMTSVATVQLWVSGILAVLRVLVSQSTEDIVLSRVHELALSPNLLSCHTIRRLHQHSPSPNDPPGAGTVCKQEANGETQKALPEETFARFLLQLVGVLLDDISTRQVKVDITEQQHTFYCQQLGTLLMCLIHVFKSGMFRRITAAASRLLKGENGQAATEANLFYALEGLNGMVQCLITTHPSLVLLWCQVLLIINYTNYSWWAEVHQTPRRQSLSSTKLLSPHSSGEGEEDKPESQLVMVNRELVRRGALILFCDYVCQNLHDSEHLTWLIVNHVRDLINLSHEPPVQDFISAVHRNSAASGLFIQAIQSRCDNLTTPTMLKKTLQCLEGIHLSQSGSLLMLYVDKLLNTPFRVLARMVDTLACRRVEMLLAETLQNSIAQLPVEELDRIQEYLQSSGLAQRHQRFYSLLDRFRATVIDTSGPTPPVTSHPLDGDPPPAPEMIIADKEWYVALVKSQCCLRGDVSLLETTELLTKLPPADLFSVMSCKEFNLSLLCPCLSMGVQRLARGQGSLLLETALQVTLEQLAEVTGSLPAPHQSFLPPSQSQPYWDQLGDVYDELGFYPRVLSLCRALSQYLLSVSQLPSSLHIPSDKEHLITTFTCTATEVVVWRLLQDRLPLSVDLQWALSCLCLALQQPCVWNKLSTPEYTTHTCSLIYCLRLIIVAVAVSPGDQLLHPEKKMAKGEKDDGDQVDAAHADHMCEWQACEIMAELVESLQSILSLGHRRNSILPAFLTSTLRNIVISLSRLPLVNSYTRVPPLVWKLGWSPQPGGEFGTTLPEIPVDFLQEKDVFREFLYRINTLGWSSRTQFEETWATLLGVLVTQPITKDQEEDTQQEEDLERTQLNVLAVQAITSLVLSAMTLPTPGNPAVSCLEQQPRNKSLKALETRFGRKLAVIRGEVEREIQALVSKRDNIHTPHPYHAWDPVPSLSAASAAGTLISHEKLLLQINTEREMGNMDYKLGQVSIHSVWLGNNITPLREEEWGEDEEDEADTPAPTSPPISPINSRKHRAGVDIHSCSQFLLELYSQWLIPSSPSNRRTPTILISEVVRSLLAVSDLFTERNQFDMMFSTLMELQKLHPPEDEILNQYLVPAICKAAAVLGMDKVIAEPVCRLLETTLRSTHLPSRMGALHGVLYVLECDLLDDTAKQLIPTVSEYLLSNLKAVAHCVNLHNQQHVLVMCAVAFYMMENYPLDVGTEFMAGIIQLCGVMVSASEDSTPSIIYHCVLRGLERLLLSEQLSRVDGEALVKLSVDRVNMPSPHRAMAALGLMLTCMYTAVLTSGSDVTGVRGQVDSSSAVAEAVGVTAGHVGFSSGKEKASPASRPAHSDPQAPDSESIIVAMERVSVLFDRIRKGLPSEARVVSRILPQFLDDFFPPQDVMNKVIGEFLSNQQPYPQFMATVVYKVFQTLHATGQSSMVRDWVLLSLSNFTQRTPVAMAMWSLSCFFVSASTSQWISALLPHVISRMGSSEVVDVNLFCLVAMDFYRHQIDEELDRRAFQSVFETVASPGSPYYQLLGCLQSIHQDTSL; this is encoded by the exons ATGGCCACCATGGAGAAATTGATGAAGGCCTTTGAGTCTCTGAAGTcattccagcagcagcagggaccCCCGACCGCCGAGGAGCTTGTCCAGAGGCA AAAAAAGGAGCAAGCTGCCACAAAGAAGGACAGGGTGACCCACTGTCTGACAATATGTGAAAACATTGTGGCTCAGTCACTGAG AACATCTCCAGAGTTTCAGAAACTACTTGGCATCGCCATGGAGATGTTCCTGCTTTGCAGTGATGACAGCGAATCAGATGTTCGGATGGTAGCCGATGAGTGCCTGAACAAAATAATCAAA gCACTGATGGACTCAAATTTGCCTAGACTGCAGCTGGAATTGTACAAAGAAATCAAAAAG AACGGTGCCTCTCGGAGTCTGAGGGCAGCTTTATGGAGGTTTGCTGATCTTGCCCACCTCATCAGACCACAGAAATGCAG ACCTTATCTGGTCAACCTGTTGCCGTGCCTCGCCAGAATCACAAAGCGGCAGGAAGAGACTGTGCAGGAGACACTGGCTACAGCAATGCCCAAGATCATGGCAGCCTTGGGACACTTTGCCAATGATGGTGAAATTAAG GTGCTTCTGAAGTCATTTGTGGCCAatctgaagtccagctcccCGACCATTAGACGGACAGCAGCCAGTTCAGCCGTCAGTATTTGCCAGCACTCCAGACGCACCAGCTACTTCTACACCTGGCTCCTTAATGTGCTTCTGG GTCTGCTGGTCCCGGTGGATGATGAACACCCCAGCCACCTAATTCTGGGGGTGTTGTTAACCCTGCGTTACATGATgcctctgctgcagcagcatgtCAACTCTACTAGTCTCAAAGGAAGCTTTGGCGTCATGAGAAAAGAAGCTGATGTACAGCCGACACCTGAACAACTGCTGCAG GTGTATGAGCTGACCCTGCACTACACACAGCACTGGGATCACAATGTGGTCACAGCTGCTCTGGAACTGCTGCAGCAGGTGTTCAGGACTCCCCCGCCAGAGCTTCTGCACATGCTCATTACTGCCGGCAGCATTTCACATGCCACCGTTTTTCGCCAGGACACAGAGAACCGCTCACGTTCTGGCAGCATCCTCGAGCTCATTG CAGGGGGAGGGTCTTCCTGCAGTCCACTCCTTCTcaggaaacagagag GTAAAATGCTCTCTGGGGAGGAGGATGGGTTGGAGGATGACCCTGAGAGGACTGAGGTCACTACCGGTGCTTTCACAG CGTCAGTTGTTGGTGCAGACAGCTCCTCTGCGGCCCAGGTGGACATAATCACTGAGCAGCCTCGCTCCTCCCAGCATGCTCTGCAGCCTGGTGACTCTGTGGACCTCAGTACCTCCTCAGAGCAGGGCGGTGGCGGAGGTGGGACATCTGCATCAGGCACTCCAGAGTCGCCCAATGACAACGAAGAAGAAATGCTGAGTCGGAGCTCCAGCGGCGGGGCAAATGTCACCCCAGAGACGGCCGACTACACCACACCAGAGAATGCCACCCCAGAGGGAGGCCTTCTAGGAGAAGGCGGGACACTGCTAGGCACTAATGATCGCTCACTTCCACCCAGTGACTCCTCCCAAACCACCACGGAGGGACCAGACTCTGCTGTCACCCCTTCGGATGTAGCAGAACTG gtgcTGGATGGCAGTGAGAGTCAGTACTCTGGGATGCAAATTGGAACACTACaggatgaagaagatgaaggaaCAGCACCTTCCTCCCAAGAAGAACCCCCAGAACCATTCCTGCAGTCAGCACTTG CTCTTAGCAAGCCGCATCTCTTCGAAGGCCGTGGTCACAACCGGCAGGGTTCAGACAGCAGTGTGGACCGTTTCGTACCAAAGGATGAACCTGCTGAACCCTCCGAGCCTGATAATAAG CCATCACGTATAAAAGGTCCAATTGGACACTATACAGACCAGGATATGGAGCCTCTGGTGCACTGTGTACGGCTTCTTGCAGCTTCCTTCTTGCTAACAGGACAAAAAAATG GCTTGATTCCTGACAAAGAGGTGCGAGTGAGTGTGAAAGCCTTGGCCCTCAGTTGCGTTGGAGCAGCCGCAGCACTGCATCCTGAAGCCTTCTTTAACTCCCTCTACCTGGAGCCGCTGGACGGTATTCCAGTTGAAG AGCAGCAATACATTAGTGATGTCCTGGGCCTTGTTGGCCATGGAGACCCCCAGATTAGAGGAGCCACAGCTATCCTTTGTGCAGCCATCATACAGGCTGCGCTCACCAAAACGCGTTACAACATACACACTTGGCTGGCCAGTGTGCAGAGTGCAACAG GTAACCCACTGTCCCTGGTGGACTTGGTACCTTTGCTTCAGAAGACTTTGAAAGATGAATCCTCTGTCACCTGTAAGATGGCTTGCTCTGCAGTGAGG catTGCATCATGACGGTGTGCAGCAGTACCCTGAGTGAGCTTGGCCTGCAGTTGGTGATTGACCTTTTTGCTCTGAGGGATTCTTCCTATTGGCTCGTTCgcactgagctcctggaaacGCTGGCTGAATTGGACTTCCG ATTAGTTAATTTTTTGGAGAGGAAAACTGAGACTTTACATAAAGGAGATCATCACTATACTGGT CGGCTGCGGCTGCAAGACAGAGTGCTGAATGATGTGGTCATCCATTTGTTGGGAGATGATGATCCAAGAGTACGGCATGTGGCTGCCTCTGCTGTCAGCAG ACTGGTTCCCAGGTTGTTCTATGACTGTGACCAGGGCCAAGTGGACCCAGTGGTGGCAATTGCCCGAGACCAGAGTTCAGTCTATCTGCAGCTACTTATGCATGAGACACAACCCCCATCCCAGTTCACAGTTAGCACTATCACAAG GACATACCGAGGCTACAACCTGTCCAACAGTGTGTCAGATGTCACTTTGGAGAACAACTTGTCCAGAGTAGTTACTGCAGTCTCACATGCTTTGACCTCGTCTACCTCCAGAGCTCTGACT TTTGGCTGCTGTGAGGCCTTGTGCCTCCTAGCTTCAAAATTTCCAGTGGGCAGTTGGAGCACAGGCTGGCACTGTGGCTATGTAAGCTCTAGCAGCAGCTTTTCATCCCGCTCTAGTCTCAACCGCACCAGGGGCAGAACCCTCAG tttgtcacagccTAGCACTGCTCCAGCTTCTgcaaccacatcatctgcaacaGATGCTGAGCGGAGGACTCTGACTGTAGGAATGGTCAACATAGTGCTCTCCTTACTGTCTTCTGCCTGGTTTCCACTGGATCTCTCTGCACATCAAGATGCACTATTACTTGCCGGAAACCTCATAGCTG CTGTGGCTCCTAAATGCATGCGCAACCCCTGGGCTGGGGAGGAAGAAGGCAGCAGCGGGAACACAAGTGGAGGCCCAAATAAGATGGAGGAACCCTGGGCTGCACTTTCAGAACGCTCGCTAGTGGCCATGGTGGAGCAACTCTTTTCCCACCTGCTGAAGGTCCTTAACATCTGTGCCCATGTGTTAGATGATACACCACCAGGACCAGCAGTGAAG GCCactctcccctccctgagcaACACCCCCTCCCTCAGTCCCATTCGTAGGAAAGGGAAGGAGAAGGACGGTGCTGAGCCCAGTGCTGCCCCTATGAGCCCAAAGAAAGGCAATGAGGCCAGCACAG GCAGGACAACAGACAGTACAGGATCAACAACTGTAAACAAATCTACCACCCTTGGCAACTTCTATCACCTGCCACCCTACCTCAAGCTCTATGATGTGCTCAAAGCTACCCATGCCAACTATAAG GTTACATTGGACCTTCACAGTAGCCAAGAAAAATTTGGAAGTTTCCTGCGCGCTACGTTAGATGTTCTATCTCAGCTGCTGGAGCTGGCTACACTACATGACATCGGGAAG tgtgtggAGGAAATTTTGGGCTACCTCAAGTCCTGCTTCTCCAGAGAACCAACAATGGCCACCGTTTGTGTACAGCAG CTGTTGAAGACGCTGTTTGGGACCAACCTGGCCTCCCAGTATGAGGGTGTCTTGAGTGGACCCAGCCGCTCCCAGGGCAAAGCGCTCCGTCTTGGCTCTTCCAGCCTCCGACCGGGGCTCTATCACTACTGTTTCATGGCTCCATATACACACTTCACCCAGGCTCTTGCTGATGCAAGTCTCCGTAACATGGTGCAGGCTGAACAGGAGCAGGATACCTCTGG aTGGTTTGATGTGATGCAAAAAGCATCCAATCAGCTGAGGTCCAACATCACAAATGCAGCACGCCACAGAGGAGACAAG AATGCCATTCACAACCATATTCGACTGTTTGAGCCGTTGGTGATCAAAGCTTTGAAGCAGTACACCACCAGCACATCTGTGGCGTTGCAAAGACAAGTACTGGATCTGCTCGCTCAGCTTGTGCAGCTCAGAGTCAATTACTGCCTGCTAGACTCAGACCAg gtgtttaTAGGCTTTGTCCTAAAACAGTTTGAATATATTGAAGTGGGGCAGTTCAG AGATTCAGAGGCCATCATTCCCAACATCTTTTTCTTCCTggtgctgctttcttatgagcgCTACCACTCCAAGCAGATTATCAGCATCCCCAAGATCATCCAGCTGTGTGATGGCATTATGGCAAGTGGCAGGAAAGCTGTCACACATG CCATCCCAGCCTTGCAGCCTATAGTTCATGACCTGTTTGTCTTGAGGGGCTCAAACAAAGCAGATGCAGGCAAGGAGCTGGATACACAGAAAGAAGTCGTGGTCTCTATGCTGCTCAGGCTCGTGCAGTACCATCAG GTGTTGGAGATGTTCATTCTTGTACTGCAGCAGTGCCACAAAGAGAATGAAGACAAGTGGAAGAGATTGTCCAGACAGATTGCAGATGTCATACTTCCCATGATTGCCAAGCAGCAG ATGCATCTGGACTCGCCGGAGGCATTAGGAGTGTTAAACACTCTGTTTGAGACAGTTGCACCGTCCTCCCTCAGACCTGTTGACATGCTGCTCAAGAGTATGTTCACCATCCCAGCCACCATG ACATCTGTAGCTACAGTCCAGCTGTGGGTATCTGGTATCCTGGCAGTGCTTAGGGTACTGGTCTCCCAGTCCACTGAGGACATTGTGCTTTCCCGGGTCCATGAGCTGGCACTCTCTCCAAACCTCCTCTCTTGCCACACTATCCGGCGCCTGCACCAGCATAGCCCCTCTCCAAATGACCCCCCTGGTGCTGGCACAGTCTGTAAACAGGAAGCTAATGGTGAAACGCAAAAGGCTCTACCTGAGGAAACATTTGCTAG GTTCCTTCTCCAGCTTGTTGGTGTGTTGCTGGATGACATTTCCACGAGGCAGGTTAAAGTGGACATAACTGAGCAGCAACACACCTTCTACTGCCAGCAGCTCGGCACGCTGCTCATGTGTCTCATACATGTCTTCAAAAGCG GAATGTTTCGCAGGATCACAGCTGCAGCCAGCCGTCTCCTCAAGGGTGAGAATGGACAGGCAGCCACTGAGGCCAACCTTTTCTATGCCTTAGAAGGTCTGAATGGCATGGTACAATGCCTGATCACCACCCATCCATCCCTGGTGCTTCTCTGGTGCCAGGTTCTCCTCATCATTAACTACACCAACTACTCCTGGTGGGCTGAGGTTCATCAGACACCCAG ACGACAAAGTCTGTCATCCACGAAGCTGCTGAGCCCTCACTCCTCAGGGGAAGGTGAAGAGGACAAGCCTGAGTCCCAGTTAGTAATGGTTAACAGAGAGCTTGTACGCAGGGGAGCCCTAATCCTCTTCTGTGACTATGTG TGTCAGAACCTCCATGACTCAGAGCATCTAACCTGGCTGATTGTCAACCATGTTCGTGACCTCATCAACCTTTCCCATGAGCCCCCAGTGCAGGATTTTATCAGTGCTGTCCACCGCAACTCAGCAGCCAGTGGCCTCTTCATCCAGGCCATCCAGTCCCGCTGTGATAACCTCACTACT CCTACCATGTTGAAAAAGACTTTACAGTGTTTGGAAGGCATCCACCTTAGTCAGTCTGGGTCTCTACTAATGCTGTATGTTGACAAGCTGCTTAATACACCCTTCCGAGTTTTGGCTCGCATGGTGGACACACTGGCATGCCGCAGGGTAGAGATGTTGCTGGCTGAGACGTTACAG AACAGCATAGCCCAGCTTCCTGTGGAGGAACTGGACAGGATCCAAGAATATCTCCAGAGCAGTGGTTTAGCTCAGAG GCATCAGAGGTTCTACTCCCTGTTGGACAGGTTCAGAGCCACTGTTATTGACACTAGCGGTCCCACCCCTCCAGTGACATCACACCCGTTAGATGGGGATCCACCCCCCGCTCCGGAGATGATCATTGCAGACAAG GAGTGGTATGTGGCTCTGGTGAAGTCTCAGTGCTGTCTTCGTGGAGATGTTTCCCTTTTGGAGACGACAGAACTTCTTACCAAACTACCTCCTGCTGATCTTTTCAGTGTCATGAGCTGCAAG GAGTTCAATCTAAGCCTGTTGTGTCCATGCCTGAGTATGGGCGTGCAGCGGTTAGCACGGGGTCAGGGGTCACTTTTGTTGGAGACAGCCTTGCAGGTGACCCTTGAGCAACTAGCAGAGGTCACGGGGTCACTTCCTGCCCCACACCAGTCCTTCCTGCCACCATCCCAATCCCAGCCCTATTGGGACCAGCTGGGTGACGTGTATG ATGAACTTGGATTCTACCCCAGAGTTTTGTCACTCTGTAGAGCACTGTCCCAGTACCTGCTGAGTGTGAGCCAGCTCCCTTCTTCACTGCATATTCCCTCAGACAAGGAGCACCTCATCACCACTTTCACCTGCACTGCCACTGAG GTTGTAGTGTGGCGTCTGCTCCAAGACCGGCTACCCCTGAGTGTGGACTTGCAGTGGGCTCTTTCCTGCCTGTGTCTGGCGCTGCAGCAGCCTTGTGTCTGGAACAAGCTCTCCACCCCAGAGTACACCACGCATACCTGCTCCCTCATTTACTGCCTTCGACTTATTATTGTTGCAG TGGCTGTGAGTCCTGGTGACCAGCTGCTGCATCCAGAGAAGAAAATggcaaaaggagaaaaagatgaTGGAGATCAAGTAGATGCAGCGCACGCTGACC ACATGTGTGAGTGGCAAGCATGTGAGATCATGGCTGAGCTGGTGGAGAGCCTGCAGAGCATCCTTTCCCTTGGTCATCGTAGAAACTCTATATTACCCGCTTTTCTCACATCAACGTTGCGCAACATTGTTATCAGTCTGTCTCGGCTCCCTCTGGTCAACAGCTACACCCGAGTACCTCCACTG GTTTGGAAACTGGGCTGGTCCCCTCAACCAGGAGGAGAGTTTGGCACAACGCTGCCTGAGATCCCCGTGGACTTCCTTCAGGAAAAGGATGTCTTCAGAGAGTTTCTTTACCGCATCAATACACTGG GCTGGAGCAGCAGGACTCAATTTGAAGAGACGTGGGCCACTCTACTAGGGGTGCTGGTCACCCAACCCATCACTAAAGACCAGGAGGAGGACACGCAGCAGGAG GAGGACTTGGAGCGTACCCAGTTGAATGTGTTAGCAGTGCAGGCCATCACCAGCCTGGTGCTGAGTGCCATGACCCTTCCCACTCCTGGCAATCCTGCAGTCAGCTGTCTGGAACAGCAGCCTCGCAACAAGAGCCTCAAAGCCCTGGAAACACG GTTTGGAAGAAAACTTGCAGTGATAAGAGGTGAGGTGGAGAGAGAGATTCAGGCTCTTGTGTCAAAAAGGGACAACATCCATACACCCCACCCCTACCATGCCTGGGATCCTGTGCCCTCACTATCAGCAGCTTCTGCAG CAGGTACGCTGATCAGCCATGAGAAACTGTTGCTTCAGAtcaacacagagagggagatggGCAACATGGACTACAAACTGGGGCAG GTCTCCATCCATTCAGTGTGGTTGGGTAACAACATCACACCTCTGAGGGAGGAAGAGTGGGGTGAGGATGAAGAAGATGAGGCAGACACTCCAGCGCCCACCTCCCCACCTATATCTCCTATAAACTCTAG GAAGCACCGTGCAGGCGTGGATATTCATTCATGTTCTCAGTTTCTCCTGGAGCTCTACAGCCAGTGGCTGATCCCTAGCTCTCCAAGTAACAGGAGGACCCCGACCATTCTCATCAGTGAAGTGGTCCGATCG CTGCTGGCGGTGTCGGACCTGTTCACAGAAAGGAACCAGTTTGACATGATGTTCTCCACCCTGATGGAACTGCAGAAGCTCCATCCACCAGAGGATGAGATCCTGAATCAATACCTTGTGCCAGCCATCTGCAAGGCTGCAGCTGTTCTGGGCATG GATAAGGTAATAGCCGAGCCTGTGTGCCGCCTTTTGGAGACAACCCTGCGGAGCACTCACCTTCCCAGCCGTATGGGAGCCCTGCATGGGGTGCTGTATGTGCTGGAGTGTGACCTGCTGGATGACACAGCTAAACAGCTCATCCCCACAGTCTCTGAGTACCTTCTATCCAACCTCAAGGCTGTTGCTCA CTGTGTGAATCTGCATAACCAGCAGCATGTGTTGGTGATGTGCGCAGTGGCTTTCTACATGATGGAGAACTACCCTCTAGATGTAGGAACTGAATTTATGGCTGGAATTATACag TTATGTGGTGTGATGGTGTCGGCCAGCGAAGACTCCACTCCCTCCATCATCTATCACTGCGTGCTTCGTGGGCTGGAGCGCCTCCTTCTGTCAGAGCAGTTGTCACGAGTGGACGGAGAAGCGCTGGTCAAACTCAGTGTGGACAGAGTCAACATGCCGTCACCACACAGAGCCATGGCTGCCCTGGGCCTCATGCTGACCTGCATGTACACTG CGGTGCTTACGTCGGGTTCAGACGTGACAGGGGTTAGAGGTCAGGTTGACTCTAGCTCAGCTGTAGCGGAGGCAGTGGGCGTCACAGCGGGTCATGTTGGTTTCTCTTCAGGCAAGGAGAAAGCCAGCCCTGCCAGCCGCCCCGCCCACTCTGACCCTCAAGCGCCAGACAGCGAGTCAATCATTGTTGCCATGGAGAGGGTCTCTGTGCTCTTCGACAG AATTAGGAAGGGTTTACCCAGTGAGGCTCGTGTGGTGTCCAGGATCCTGCCCCAGTTTCTGGATGACTTCTTTCCGCCACAGGACGTCATGAACAAGGTCATCGGAGAATTCCTGTCTAATCAGCAGCCTTACCCACAATTCATGGCGACGGTCGTTTATAAG GTTTTCCAGACACTCCATGCTACAGGCCAGTCCTCTATGGTGCGAGACTGGGTGCTGCTGTCGTTGTCCAACTTCACTCAGAGGACACCAGTGGCCATGGCCATGTGGAGCCTCTCCTGCTTTTTTGTGTCTGCTTCCACCTCCCAGTGGATCTCAGCACT ACTGCCACACGTGATCAGCCGAATGGGCTCCAGTGAAGTGGTGGATGTTAACCTGTTCTGCCTGGTGGCCATGGATTTCTACCGGCATCAGATTGATGAGGAGCTGGACCGCAGAGCTTTCCAGTCGGTATTTGAGACTGTGGCCTCGCCAGGCAGCCCTTATTACCAGCTGCTGGGCTGTTTGCAGTCAATCCATCAGGATACATCACTCTGA